Proteins encoded within one genomic window of uncultured Fretibacterium sp.:
- the murD gene encoding UDP-N-acetylmuramoyl-L-alanine--D-glutamate ligase — protein MDGFNLDGVNLDGLNLKGKRITVVGAGISGRELALMARRLGAHVFVSEAGPVSAAASDLFGRSGIDWEGEGHTERAFQADALLLSSGIPPRAEVVQGAKRRGIPLIGELDLVAPHIRGKLVAVTGSNGKSTVTSLIGHMLRRAGRNVGVGGNLGTAASTFTDRDLDIVVLELSSFQLARASVLSAAVSVVTNLAPDHIDWHGSYEAYVEAKARVLSLRAPSGWGIVQDRDVEALGAAGAERLLTLSWSRTPVHRMAGHIFMDADRACLMRDGAERTLFRYSETSLLGGHNRENVAMSLAVLRILGIDLPARDLMEGFAPLPHRCEHAGAIDGVVYVDDSKGTNVAASVTAMTSLEGRKIVILGGRGKGEDYAPLAEAVAREADAAVLLGEERDAIADALRKAGFSAIRTAEDMEEAVLTARELASPGMTVLLSPACTSWDMYANYGERGDHFRSIVRSLKVGP, from the coding sequence ATGGATGGTTTTAATTTAGATGGCGTGAACTTGGATGGCTTGAACTTGAAGGGAAAGCGGATTACGGTCGTCGGGGCCGGGATCAGCGGCAGGGAGCTGGCGCTGATGGCCAGGCGTCTTGGGGCGCACGTTTTTGTGTCCGAGGCGGGGCCGGTCTCCGCGGCGGCCTCGGACCTCTTTGGGCGCAGCGGGATCGACTGGGAGGGGGAGGGGCATACGGAGAGGGCCTTCCAGGCCGACGCCCTGCTGCTGAGCTCGGGGATCCCGCCCCGTGCCGAGGTGGTGCAGGGCGCGAAGAGGCGGGGCATTCCCCTGATCGGGGAGCTGGACCTCGTCGCGCCGCATATTCGGGGGAAGCTCGTCGCCGTGACGGGAAGCAACGGAAAGAGCACGGTGACCTCCCTGATCGGGCACATGCTCCGAAGGGCGGGGCGAAACGTAGGGGTCGGCGGAAACCTGGGGACGGCGGCGTCCACCTTCACGGACCGGGACCTCGACATTGTGGTGCTGGAACTGAGCAGCTTCCAGCTGGCTCGGGCCTCCGTGCTCTCCGCGGCGGTGTCCGTCGTCACGAACCTGGCGCCGGACCATATCGACTGGCACGGCAGCTACGAGGCCTATGTCGAGGCGAAGGCCAGGGTGCTGTCCCTGCGGGCCCCCTCGGGCTGGGGGATCGTGCAGGACCGGGACGTGGAGGCCCTGGGCGCCGCCGGCGCCGAGCGGCTGCTGACCCTGAGCTGGAGCCGGACCCCCGTTCACCGTATGGCCGGGCACATCTTCATGGACGCCGACAGGGCCTGCCTGATGCGGGACGGGGCGGAGCGGACGCTCTTCCGCTACTCGGAGACCTCCCTGTTGGGGGGACACAACCGCGAGAATGTCGCCATGAGCCTGGCCGTGCTGAGGATCCTGGGGATCGACCTGCCCGCGCGGGATCTGATGGAGGGGTTCGCCCCCCTGCCCCACCGCTGCGAGCACGCAGGGGCGATCGACGGCGTCGTCTACGTCGATGACTCGAAGGGGACGAACGTCGCCGCGTCCGTGACGGCGATGACGTCCCTCGAGGGGCGCAAGATCGTCATCCTCGGCGGGCGCGGAAAGGGGGAGGACTACGCCCCTCTGGCCGAGGCCGTGGCGCGGGAGGCGGACGCGGCGGTCCTGCTGGGCGAGGAACGGGATGCCATTGCCGATGCGCTGAGGAAGGCGGGGTTCTCGGCTATACGCACGGCGGAGGATATGGAGGAGGCGGTTCTGACGGCCAGGGAGCTGGCGAGCCCGGGAATGACGGTCCTCCTCTCCCCGGCGTGCACCAGCTGGGACATGTACGCGAATTATGGCGAGCGCGGCGACCATTTCCGTTCCATCGTCCGCAGCCTGAAGGTCGGGCCGTGA
- the murF gene encoding UDP-N-acetylmuramoyl-tripeptide--D-alanyl-D-alanine ligase — translation MEDGARLSVGGMFALIGAEVERGVEGLPFPAHVATDSRDVERGGVFVALEGERTDGHRYIPQALEKGAALIVARRGKRPEGLAVPCVELEDPERDLARLASAYLRRAAPEEVVAVTGSVGKTTTREALRRVLRTRFRVHSADRSLNTRIGCTATVLAMPPDAELLLLEFGANKAGEIAELSELFPPTTAMVTQVAPVHLEGFRSVEGVLRAKMEIAGSGRLRRFLYNFDNPLLRGAASGLSGPSVDSVGMECGADFLIEEPRFALEGVLPVLTFRLWGGGDEACIRAALWGRHMALPLAFAAAAGCRLGTPLREGAAALEGFCGIEGRGRILPAAGREGFVVDDAYNANPLSMRSSLETFLSLRSVTPKMAVLGEMREMGPDAVRYHRELEPLIDGVDEAVLVGELWRGALEERPNRRFVGGWREALDAARAAEWAGILVKGSNSLELERVVEGLASEAVPSNGPGEAS, via the coding sequence ATGGAGGACGGCGCCAGGCTTTCCGTGGGCGGGATGTTTGCCCTGATCGGTGCGGAGGTGGAGCGGGGAGTCGAGGGGCTCCCCTTCCCCGCTCATGTCGCGACCGACAGCCGTGACGTAGAGCGGGGGGGCGTCTTCGTCGCCCTGGAGGGGGAGCGGACGGACGGCCATCGGTACATCCCTCAGGCGCTCGAGAAGGGCGCGGCCCTGATCGTCGCGCGGCGCGGCAAGCGCCCCGAGGGTCTCGCCGTTCCCTGCGTCGAGCTGGAGGACCCCGAGCGGGACCTGGCCCGGCTGGCCTCGGCCTACCTCCGCCGGGCCGCGCCGGAGGAGGTCGTCGCGGTGACCGGGAGCGTGGGGAAGACGACGACCCGCGAGGCCCTGCGGCGCGTCCTGAGGACGCGCTTCCGGGTCCATTCGGCGGACCGGAGCCTGAACACCCGTATCGGATGCACCGCAACGGTCCTGGCCATGCCGCCCGACGCGGAGCTGCTGCTCCTGGAGTTCGGGGCCAACAAGGCGGGGGAGATCGCGGAGCTGTCCGAGCTCTTTCCTCCCACGACGGCCATGGTGACCCAGGTGGCGCCCGTCCATCTCGAGGGGTTCCGGTCCGTTGAGGGGGTCCTGCGGGCCAAGATGGAGATCGCCGGCTCCGGGCGGCTGCGCCGCTTCCTCTACAACTTCGACAATCCCCTGCTTCGCGGGGCCGCCTCGGGCCTGTCGGGGCCCTCCGTCGACTCCGTGGGGATGGAGTGTGGGGCGGATTTTCTCATCGAAGAACCCCGTTTTGCCCTGGAGGGCGTCCTGCCCGTCCTCACCTTCCGCCTTTGGGGCGGGGGGGACGAGGCATGCATCCGTGCTGCCCTGTGGGGGCGGCATATGGCCCTGCCCCTGGCCTTCGCCGCTGCGGCGGGATGTCGGCTGGGCACTCCCCTGAGGGAGGGGGCCGCGGCCCTCGAGGGATTTTGCGGGATCGAGGGGCGCGGCAGGATCCTTCCCGCCGCGGGGCGGGAAGGATTTGTCGTCGACGACGCCTACAACGCCAATCCGCTCTCCATGCGCTCCTCCCTGGAGACCTTCCTGTCCCTTCGATCCGTGACGCCTAAGATGGCCGTGTTGGGGGAGATGCGGGAGATGGGGCCGGATGCGGTGCGATACCATCGTGAGCTGGAGCCCCTGATCGACGGGGTGGACGAGGCCGTTCTGGTGGGGGAGCTTTGGCGCGGGGCCCTGGAGGAGAGGCCGAACCGCCGTTTTGTCGGGGGCTGGAGGGAGGCCCTGGACGCTGCGAGGGCCGCCGAGTGGGCGGGGATCCTGGTGAAGGGTTCCAACAGCCTGGAGCTCGAGAGGGTCGTCGAGGGCCTTGCTTCGGAGGCCGTTCCCTCCAATGGCCCCGGGGAGGCTTCGTGA
- a CDS encoding phospho-N-acetylmuramoyl-pentapeptide-transferase, whose amino-acid sequence MGLALWGGGFFLLGLLLQYVWIGVQRRWSVGQAQKSYGVGIDVEIKAATPPMGGCVFLLMALLALLVTWGSEALVFWSLPIAGGAIGLVDDGMKFFRRSSEGFRSLAKLKVQLVVCGAWVLVVHLRSGLALWSGIPGPVWLVFPLAILSVSGMMNAVNITDGLDGLAGGCFLIALGALAFLLPSDVSPDVSSDGSGFNALAMVLLFAMASSFLFYNLHPARTFMGDTGAHFLGGALAALCVMNGRLLALIPVGFLFGVELLSSAVQIFTIRKLNRRVLLMAPLHHHFQRLGWDETSVTMRFWLIQAVGSLWLSALFTALFGR is encoded by the coding sequence ATGGGGCTTGCCCTATGGGGGGGCGGCTTTTTCCTCCTGGGGCTTCTCCTGCAGTACGTCTGGATCGGCGTCCAGCGACGCTGGAGCGTCGGGCAGGCTCAAAAGAGCTACGGGGTTGGAATCGACGTCGAGATCAAGGCCGCGACCCCCCCGATGGGGGGGTGTGTCTTCCTGCTCATGGCCCTGTTGGCGCTCCTCGTAACATGGGGGAGCGAGGCCCTCGTGTTCTGGTCCCTGCCGATCGCGGGGGGCGCCATCGGGCTGGTCGACGATGGGATGAAATTTTTCCGCAGATCCAGCGAGGGGTTTCGGAGCCTCGCCAAGTTGAAGGTCCAGCTCGTCGTGTGCGGGGCCTGGGTGCTTGTCGTCCACCTTCGCAGCGGTCTGGCCCTGTGGAGCGGGATCCCGGGTCCGGTTTGGCTGGTATTCCCCCTGGCGATCCTGAGCGTCTCGGGAATGATGAATGCGGTGAACATCACGGATGGCCTGGACGGGCTGGCGGGAGGGTGTTTTTTGATTGCCCTCGGGGCCCTGGCCTTTCTGCTTCCATCTGATGTTTCACCCGATGTTTCATCCGACGGTTCGGGCTTCAACGCGCTGGCGATGGTTCTGCTCTTTGCGATGGCGTCGAGTTTTCTGTTCTATAATCTTCATCCGGCCCGGACCTTCATGGGGGATACGGGGGCGCATTTTCTGGGGGGGGCCCTCGCGGCCCTCTGCGTCATGAACGGCAGGCTGCTGGCCCTGATCCCGGTGGGATTCCTGTTCGGCGTCGAGCTGCTTTCCTCCGCGGTGCAGATCTTTACGATAAGGAAGCTGAACAGGAGGGTTCTGCTGATGGCCCCGCTGCATCATCACTTCCAGCGCCTGGGATGGGACGAGACCTCGGTTACGATGCGATTTTGGCTGATCCAGGCCGTCGGGTCCCTGTGGCTTTCGGCGCTTTTCACAGCCCTGTTCGGCAGGTAA